The genomic interval CCTCCAGCGTCTTCGCCGACTTCGCGCCCGCGCTCGGCGAGGCCTTCGCCCGCGCCAAAGCCGGTGGGCGTGAGCTGTACGGGTTCGCGAACCACGAGACGACGTCCAGCTACCTCGGTACGTCGACGGGCCTGCGCCTGCGTCACGACCAGCCCAACGGCACGCTGGAGCTCAACGCCAAGTCCCCGGACCGTACGCGCTCGGCCTGGGCCGGGCATGCCACGCGCGACTTCAAGGACGTGGACCCGGCCGCGATGGACACGGAGCTGGCGAAGCGCCTGGGGTGGGCGGAGCGCAGGGTGGACCTCCCTGCCGGGCGGTACGAGACGCTGCTGCCGCCGACCGCCGTCGCCGACCTGCTGATCTACCAGCTGTGGTCGTCGACGGCCAGGGACGCCGCGGAGGGCCGCACCGTCTTCAGCAAGCCGGGCGGCGGCACCCGGATCGGCGAGACGCTGTCCGAGCTGCCGCTGACGCTGCGCAGCGACCCGAACGAGCCGGGCCTGGAGTCCGCGCCGTTCGTCATCGCACACTCCTCCGGCGACGACTCGTCGGTCTTCGACAACGGGCTGCCGCTCAACGCCACCGACTGGCTGCGCGACGGCAGGCTCGAACACCTGCTCACGACCCGGCACAGCGCCGGCCTGACCGGGCTGCCGGTGGCTCCCGGGATCGGCAACCTGATCCTGGACGGCGGGGGCGGTCGTTCGCTGGACGAGATGGTGGCCTCCACGGAGCGAGGGCTGCTGCTGACCTGCCTCTGGTACATCCGCGAGGTCGACCCGGCGACGCTGCTGCTGACCGGGCTGACCCGGGACGGTGTCTATCTCGTAGAGAACGGCGAGGTCGTCGGCGAGGTGAACAACTTCCGGTTCAACGAGTCGCCGGTCGACCTGCTGTCGCGGGCCGCCGAGGCCGGACGCAGCGAGAAGACGCTGCCGCGTGAGTGGGGCGACTGGTTCACCCGGGCCGCGATGCCCGCGCTGCGTATCCCGGACTTCAATATGAGCTCGGTCAGCCAGGGCGTATGACGCCCATAGACTGGCCGGGAGACTTCCCATCATTTCGAGGAGAGACAAGACCGTGACGGACATCGTCGACGAGCTGAAGTGGCGCGGGCTGTTCGCCCAGTCCACTGACGAGGACGCACTGCGCAAGGCGCTCGCGGACGGTCCGGTCACGTTCTATTGCGGCTTCGACCCGACGGCGGCCAGCCTGCACGTGGGGCACCTGGTGCAGGTCCTCACCGTGCGCCGGCTCCAGCAGGCCGGTCACCGGCCGCTCGCCCTGGTGGGCGGGGCCACCGGCCAGATCGGTGACCCGCGGCCGACCGCGGAGCGCACGCTGAACGACCCGGAGACGGTCGCGAACTGGGTGGCGCGGCTGCGCGCCCAGATCGAGCCGTTCCTCTCCTTCGAGGGGCCGAACGCGGCCACCATGGTCAACAACCTGGACTGGACCGCGGAGATGTCCGCGATCGAGTTCCTGCGGGACATCGGCAAGCACTTCCGGGTGAGCAAGATGCTCGCCAAGGACTCGGTCGCCCGGCGGCTGGAGTCCGACCAGGGCATCAGCTACACGGAGTTCAGCTACCAGCTGCTTCAGGGCATGGACTTCCTGGAGCTGTACCGGCGCTACGGCTGCACGCTCCAGCAGGGCGGCAGCGACCAGTGGGGCAACCTCACGGCGGGTCTCGACCTGATCCACCGCCTGGAGCCGCACGCGAACGTGCACGCGCTGGCCACCCCGCTGATGGTCAAGGCGGACGGCACCAAGTTCGGCAAGTCCGAGAGCGGTGCGGTCTGGCTGGACCCGGAGATGACCACGCCGTACGCGTTCTACCAGTTCTGGCTGAACGTGGACGACCGGGACATTTCGCCGTACATGCGCATCCTCAGCTTCAAGAGCCGTACTGAGCTGGAGGAGCTGGAGAGGCTCACCGAGGAGCGCCCGCAGGCCCGCACGGCCCAGCGCGCGCTGGCGGAGGAGCTGACGACGCTCGTGCACGGAGCCGAGCAGTGCACGGCGGTCATGGCCGCGTCCAGGGCGCTCTTCGGCCAGGGTGAGCTCGCCGAGCTCGACGAGGCGACGCTGGGCGCGGCACTGTCCGAGCTGCCGCACGCCACGGTCGCCGAGCTCGGGTCCGTCGTGGACCTGTTCACGGAGGTCGGCCTGTCGCCGAGCAAGTCGGCCGCCCGTCGTACGGTCCGGGAGGGCGGGGCCTACGTGAACAACGTCAAGGTCACCGACGAGGACGCCGTACCCGCGCGGGAAGAGCTGCTGCACGGCCGCTGGCTGGTGGTGCGGCGGGGCAAGAAGAACCTGGCGGCGATCGAGGTTGCCGCCGGCTGAGTCGCTTCCGCAAAGAAAAGCGGCCGGGTGCGCGATTCCGCGCTCCCGGCCGCCTTTCGCGTTCCTGGCCCGTAATACGTGAGGCCCGTACGTCACGCCCGCCGTCTGGTGCCCTCCATCGATGCCCAGAGCATGTCGCCCCCTGCCGTGTGCGCAGGTGCGCCCAGTCCCGGACCGCCCCCGGTACGGCGCATGCCGGACGGCGCCCTACGTGGTCGGGCGGTCGCCGTGCGCGCAGGGCTGGGGATCCCCCGGTCTCGAACACGGCGCAGGCGCGGCGTAACGTGGAACGCGTCCGGTCCGGGGAGCGTCCGGCACACGAATCGGGTGGTGGAACATGATGCGGAAGCACAGCAGCGCCGAGGTCTTCCGGATCACAGGAGCCCGGCAGTCGCTGGCCGACGACGTGCGTGGCCGGCAGCGGCGCTATGTCATTTCGATGTCCGTACGGACCGTTTCGTTCATCCTGGCCGCGGTCCTGTGGAATGTGGAGCGGCCCGTCGCGATCGTGGCCCTGGTACTGGGAGCGCTCCTCCCGTACATCGCCGTGGTCATCGCCAACGCGGGCCGGGGAAACGCACCTTCACTGCCCTCGACCTTCGTCCCCACACCCGTACGCCCGGCGCTCACCGCCTCCCCCGAACCGGCCGCCCCGGAAGCCGAGCCGGAGGGGGCCGAACCCGGCCGGGGTCAACGGGCGCCTGACCAGAGCTGATCCCGTCCGGTCTGCAAAGCTCAAGAAAAGCTCAGATCAATCATGAAGTTCCGGTGCACCGCACCCCGTGTCGCGTGACATACTTCGTAGGCGCTCCGCATCCCCCGTCGGAGCGACGGACCGACGCCGGGCAGCTCCCCCCGTGGCTGCTCGGCGTCGCCATTTGGGGCTGGCCTAGGGTTGAGCGCGTGAACTCCCCTGATGCTTCCGATTCCAGCGCACCGGTCTGCTCCGCCAAGGGCTGCCGCACCGCCGCCGTCTGGGTCCTTGCCTGGAACAATCCGAAGCTGCACACCCCGGAGCGCCGCAAGACCTGGCTGGCCTGCGACGAGCACCGTGAGCACCTGTCCCAATTCCTCGGCGTACGCGGCTTCTTGAAGGATGTGGTGACGCTCAGGGAGTGGGAGGACTCCGCCGCCGGAGACGACCGGGACGGCTGAGCCCAAGACGGCGACGGCTGAGCCCACGACGGCCGAGACGGCCGAGACGACCGATCGGCGCCTCAGCCTCCGATGGCCGACATCGGACGGTCGGGCTGCAGGAAGGACGGGTCGTCGAGACCGGAGCCCGCCTTCTTGCCCCACATCGCCAGCTTCCAGAGCCTGGCTATCTCCTCGTCCGGGGCGCCGGAGCGCAGGGCCCCGCGCAGGTCCGACTCCTCACGGGCGAACAGGCACGTACGCACCTGGCCGTCGGCGGTGAGCCTGGTCCGGTCGCAGGCCCGGCAGAACGGGCGAGTGACGGAGGCGATGACGCCGACGCGGTGCGGGCCGCCGTCGACTACCCAGCGCTCGGCGGGGGCCGAGCCGCGCTCGTCGTCGCCCTCCGAGGTGAGCGCGAAGCGCGTACGCAGCGACTCCAGGATGTCACCGGCCGTAATCATACCGTCGCGCTTCCAGCCGTGCTGGGCGTCGAGCGGCATCTGCTCGATGAAGCGCATCTCGTAGTCGTTCTCGACGGCCCAGGCGAGCAGGTCGGGGGCCTCGTCGTCGTTGAGCCCGGGCATCAGCACGGCATTGACCTTGACGGGCGTGAGGCCCGCGTCGCGGGCGGCCGCCATGCCGTCGATCACGTCGTGGTGACGGTCCCGGCGGGTGAGGGTCTTGAAGACGTCGGGGCGCAGGGTGTCCAGCGAGACATTGACCCTGTCCAGGCCGGCCGCCTTGAGGGCGACGGCGGTGCGCTTGAGGCCGATGCCGTTGGTCGTCAGGGACATCTGGGGGCGCGGCTCCAGGGCGGCGCACCGCTCCACGATGCCGACGAGGCCGGGGCGCAGCAGCGGCTCTCCGCCGGTGAAGCGCACCTCGGTCACGCCCAGGTCCGTCACGGCGATCCTTATCAGCCGGACGATCTCGTCGTCGGTGAGCAGATCGGGCTTGGCCAGCCACTGCAGGCCCTCTTCCGGCATGCAGTACGTACACCGGAGATTGCAACGATCGGTGAGTGAAACACGCAGGTCAGTGGCGACCCGGCCGTAAGTGTCGATAAGCATCCTCGGCCCCCTCCCCGATCCGGAATTCGTCTTGGTCCAACGCTGTCGAGCCTACGCGACGCCTCTGACAACAACAGGGGCCCGATGCCACGAGGAGCACAGTGGCCGCCTCGTACGACTCTACGACGCGGCCACGGCTCACCGTTGTGGAATGTGCTGTGCAATGTGCGGTGGATTCCGCTGTGGCACCTGAGGTCAGTGCGCTCCGATGCCGGTGAGGGACTTGACCTCCAGCTCCGCGTACTTGCCGACGTCCGGCTCCTCCTTCGACAGTACGGACCCGAGCCAGCCGAGCAGGAAGCCCAGCGGGATCGAGATCAGCCCCGGGTTCTCCAGCGGGAACCAGGCGAAGTCCGCGTCGGGGAACATCGACGACGGCTTGCCCGAGACGACCGGCGAGAAGAGCACCAGGGTCACGGACGAGATCAGGCCGCCGTAGATGGACCACAGTGCGCCCTGGGTCGTGAACCTCTTCCAGAAGAGGCTGTAGAGGATCGTCGGCAGGTTGGCGGAGGCGGCGACCGCGAAGGCGAGGGCCACGAGCCCGGCCACGTTCAGGTCGCGGGCCAGTGCGCCCAGTGCGATGGAGACGATGCCGATGGCGACCGTCGCCCAGCGTGCGGCGCGTACCTCTTCCTTCTCGGTGGCCTTGCCGCGCCGGATGACGTTGGCGTAGATGTCGTGCGCGAACGACGACGAGGACGCCAGGGTGAGGCCCGCGACGACCGCGAGGATGGTCGCGAAGGCGACCGCGGAGATCACGGCGAGCAGAATCGCGCCGCCCGGGGAGTCCGCGCCGCCGCCGATTTCCAGGGCGGCCAGCGGGGCGGCCGTATTGCCCGCCTTGTTGGAGGCGACGATGTCGCCGGGCTTGAGCAGCGCGGCGGCGCCGAAGCCGAGCACGATGGTCATCAGGTAGAAGGCACCGATGATGCCGATCGCCCAGTTCACTGACTTACGGGCGGCCTTCGCCGTCGGCACGGTGTAGAAGCGGATCAGGATGTGCGGCAGGCCGGCGGTGCCCAGGACCAGGGCGATGCCCAGTGAGATGAAGTCGAGCTTCGAGATCCCCGTGGCGCCGTACTTCAGGCCGGGCTCCAGGAACGCCGAACCCTTGCCGCTGTTGGAGGCCGCGGTACCGAGCAGGTCGGAGAGGTTGAAGTTGAACTTCAACAGAATCAGGAAGGTGATCAGCAGGGTGCCCGCGATGAGCAGGACGGCCTTGACCATCTGGACCCAGGTGGTGCCCTTCATGCCACCGATGGTGACGTACAGGATCATCAGGACGCCGACGAGGGCGACGATGAGGATCTTGCCCGCGTCGCTGGTGATGCCGAGGAGCAGCGAGACGAGTACGCCCGCGCCCGCCATCTGCGCGAGCAGGTAGAAGATCGAGACGACGATGGTGGAGGTGCCTGCTGCGGTACGGACCGGGCGCTGGCGCATGCGGTACGCGAGGACGTCGCCCATGGTGTAGCGGCCGGAGTTGCGCAGCGGCTCCGCGACGAGGAGCAGCGCGACCAGCCAGGCGACCAGGAAGCCGATGGAGTAGAGGAAGCCGTCGTATCCGAAGAGGGCGATGGCGCCCGCGATGCCGAGGAAAGACGCGGCGGACATGTAGTCGCCGGAGATCGCGAGGCCGTTCTGAAAGCCCGTGAACTGGCGGCCGCCCGCGTAGAAGTCGGCGGCGTTCTTGGTCTGGCGGCCCGCCCAGACCGTGATGAACAGGGTGGCGACGACGAACAGGCCGAAAAGGGTGATGATGAGCGGCCGGTGCTCGCTCGCGTCGCCGGCGGCGGCGAGCTGGACCGTGGCCGCCGTGGTCAGCGCGGTGCTCATGCGTCGCCCTCCATACGGGACTTGATCGCCTCGGACTTGGGGTCGAGCTGCGCGGCGGCGTGGCGCGAGTAGAACCAGGCGATGAGGAACGTGGTGGCGAACTGGGCGAGGCCGAGGGCGAGCGCCACGTTGATGTTGCCGAAGAGCTTGGTGCCCATGAAGCCGCCCGCGTAGTTGGACAGCAGGACGTACAGCAGGTACCAGGCGATGAACGCGACGGTCAGGGGGAAGGCGAAGGAGCGGTGGGAGCGGCGCAGTTCGCCGAACTCCGCGCTCTCCTGCATCTCGACGAACTCTTCCGTCGTGTGCCCTGCGGTGTGTTCCGCCGTGTGCTCTGCCTGGCTCAGGCCCGTGCCGCCCTCGGGCGGTGGTGCATCGGTTGCCACGGAATCTCCTCGCGACGCGGGTGCGGTGGGTGGGGTGGGCAATGTGACCTCACTGGTGGGGGACGGTGGTGCGTGTCTCCCTGTCAACGGCACGGGTCGCGCGACGACTCGGTTCAACGTCGGCCATTATCTTTTCCCAACTCGTTGATACGAATGCATGATCGGCGCTAGCTTCACTCGTCACGTACCCGCTCTCGCGCACCCCGCGCAAGGGCGGCTTTCAAAGATGATGTGGAGAACCCATGGCTCATCTGGGATCCAGACGGCAGCGCAACCTGGCACTGCCCCTCGGACTGGCTCTCACGGCGTCGCTCGGCTTCCTGCCTGGAGCGATAGCCACCGCGGCACCTCTCGAAGACCCGGTTGCGGCCACGGCCGCCGCCACAGGCCCGAAGCTGTCGTACGTGGTGAACACCAACGGTGGCCACGGCACGACCGCTTCGGTGAAGAGGGCGATCGTCAGGGCCGGCGGCACCGTGGTGAAGGCGTACGAGCAGATAGGCGTCATCGTCGTCCACTCGCAGAACCCCGACTTCGGCAAGCAGATACGCATGGCGAAGGGTGTGGCGTCGGCCGGTGCCACCCGCACCGCGCCGCTCACCCCGGTCGCCACCACCGAAGAAGGCACCACGCAGAAGCTGTCGGCGGCCGAGGCCGCGAAGGCGGCCGAGGCGGCGGAGCCCGGGCAGGAGCCGCTGGAGGCCAACCAGTGGGACATCCGCGCCATCGGTGCGGACAAGGCCGCCGAGATCAATGACGGCAGCAGCAAGGTCACCGTCGGCGTGATCGACACCGGTGTCGACGACACGCACCCGGACCTCGCCCCGAACTTCTCCAAGTCCCAGTCGGCCAACTGTGTCGGCGGCGTGGCGGATTCGTCCGAGGGCGCCTGGCGTCCGTACGCCGACGGCAGTGACCACGGCACCCATGTCGCCGGTACGATCGCCGCCCCGCGCAACGGGCTCGGCGTCACCGGTGTCGCGCCGGGCGTCAAGCTCGCCGGTATCAAGGTCAGCGAGCCGGGCACCAGCCTCTTCTTCACCGAGGCCGTCGTGTGCGGTTTCGTGTGGGCCGCCGAGCACGACATCGACGTGACGAACAACAGCTATTACGTCGACCCGTGGATGTTCAACTGCAAGGACGACCCGGACCAGAAGGCCCTCCTCGACTCCCTGACGCGCGCCACGAAGTACGCGGAGCGCAAGGGCGCCCTGAATGTCGCGGCGGCGGGCAACTCGAACTTCGACCTCTCGGCCGACGAGATCCTCGACGACTCCAGCCCCAATGACACCACCCCGGCCGACCGGCTCATCGACCCGTCCGAGTGCTTCGACGTGCCGACTCAGCTGCCGGGTGTCGTGACGGTGACCGCTACGGGCGACAAGAACGTCAAGTCGTACTATTCCAGCTTTGGTTACGGTGTCGCCGATGTCGCGGCCCCGGGTGGCGACAAGTACCAGATCCCGGCCACGCCCGACGCCAACGGCCGGGTCCTGTCGACCGTCCTGAACGGCGGCTACGGCTACAAGCAGGGCACTTCGATGGCCACCCCGCACGTCGCGGGCGTAGCCGCGCTGCTGAAGAGCGCGCACCCGAAGGCGACTCCGGCGCAGCTCCAGGCGCTGCTCAAGGCGCAGGCCGACAACCCGGGCTGCCCGAGCCACGTCTACGACGCGGCCGGCAAGTGGGTCGAGGCGACCACGTGCGAGGGCGACAAGAACTACAACGGTTACTACGGCTTCGGCGTCGTCGACGCTCTCGACGCCGTCAAGAGGTGACCGGCCGGCGCTCCGTCCCATTCCGCTCCGCCCACTTCAGCGAACCGGAGATCTCATGACGCCGCACCGCACCCTGCGGTCCAGCCGTACCGTGGCCATATCCGCGGGCATGGCCATCACCGCCGCCCTCGCCTTCCTGCCGGGCACCGCATCGGCGACATCGGCCGACGCCACCGGCGCGACAGGAATGGCAGATGCCCGGTCCGCGGTCGCCGAGGCCGCGGGGACGCCGCTCAGTTACGTCGTCAACGTCCGCCCGGGACACGGCAACGCGTCGAAGGTGAAGCAGGCCATCGGCAAGGCCGGCGGCACGATCGTCCAGGCGTACGACCAGATCGGCGTGATCGTCGTCCACTCGTCGAACGACGCGTTCGCGAAGACGATGCGCAAGGTGAAGGGCGTCCAGTCGGCGGGTGCCACCCGTACCGCGCCGCTGCCCGCCCAGTCGACGAAGGATGTCGGCACGCCGAAGGCGCTCACCGGCGCGCAGCTGGAGGCGGCGTCCGCGGACGCCGTCGCTGGTGAGGACCCGTTGCAGCCGCTGCAGTGGGACCTGCCCGCCATCAAGGCGGACAAGGCCCACGAGAAGTCGCTGGGCAGCAGGGACGTCACGGTCGCCGTGATCGACACGGGTGTCGACGACACCCACCCGGACCTCGCGGCGAACTTCGACCGCGAGGCGTCGGTCAACTGCGTGTCCGGCAAGCCGGACACGACGGACGGCGCCTGGCGCCCGTCGGCGGAGGAGAGCCCGCACGGCACACATGTGGCGGGCGAGATAGCCGCCGCGAAAAACGGTGTCGGGGTCACCGGTGTCGCACCGGGCGTCAAGGTGTCCGGCATCAAGGTGTCCACTACGGCCGGTTTCTTCTACACCGAGTCGGTCGTCTGCGGCTTCGTGTGGGCGGCCGAGCACGGCGTCGATGTGACGAACAACAGCTATTACACCGACCCGTGGATGTTCAACTGCAAGGACGACCCGGACCAGAAGGCGCTGGTCGACGCCATCGTCCGGGCGTCGCAGTACGCCGAGAAGAAGGGCGCGGTGAACGTCGCCGCGGCCGGCAACTCGAATTACGATCTCGCGGCGGACTCGATCAAGGACACGACGAGCCCGAACGACACCACACCGGTGCCGCGCGACATCGACCCGAGCGAGTGCCTCGACGCTCCGACCCAGCTGCCGGGCGTCGTCACCGTCGCTTCGACGGGTGCGAAGGGCCTGAAGTCGTCGTTCTCGAACTACGGTCACGGTGTCGTCGACATCGCGGCTCCGGGCGGCGACAGCACGGCGTACCAGAAGCCCGCGCCGCCGGCGGTCAGCGGGTTGATACTGGGCCCGATTCCGGGCGGCAAGTGGGGCTACATGGCCGGTACGTCGATGGCCTCCCCGCACGTCGCGGGCGTAGCGGCGCTCATCAAGAGCACGCACCCGCACGCCTCGGCGAAGCGGATCAAATCCCTCCTGGCGAGCCAGGCGGACGAGACGGCCTGCACCGACCCGTACGACATCAACGGCGACGGCAAGATCGACGCGGTGTGCGAGGGCGGTAAGAACTACAACGGCTTCTACGGGGTCGGCATCGCCGACGCGCTGGACGCCGTGACCAAGAAGTAGGTCGCTTCACGACTTACGCGTTACGAGTGCGCGGGCCGCCCGGTCTCTCCGGGCGGCCCGTCTCGCGTCACGGCCGCCCCGTCGCCGGGAGCCGGGGCCGCCCGCCGCGCGAGTACGCCCATGGCCAGCAGGCACTGCGCTGCCACGTAGGTGAGCATGATCCAGAAGTCGGGTGCGGGCAGCTGTGGCCATTCGGCGACGCCGGTGGCGATGAGGGTGTCGGAGAGCAGGAAGAGCGCGCCGCCGAGCCCGGCGTACAGCCCGAGGCCGCTCGCTCGCCACGCCATGGCGGTGAGCAGCAGGCTGTATCCGGCCACCGGGATGCGCAGTTCGGCGGGGAGGTCGGGCCACAGGAGCGCGACGGTGGCGACGAGGGCGACGGCGTATCCGGCGCCGAGGAGCGGGGACGTGTGGCTGACGCCATTACTTCGTTGACGGCTGCGCCCGAACAGTGCGAGATAGCAGACGTGACCGGCGGCGAAGGAGCCCATGCCGGCCATGAACGCCGGCTCGGCGTCGGAGAGCAGGGCGACGTCGCCGCCCCACCCGAACAGCAGGGCCGCGACCAGCAGTCGGGGTGCGCCGCGCAGCATGGCGTACGCCGCGAGGAGCGGCATCAGCAGCGGTTTGGCGATCAGGTGCCCGGCGTCGGCCCCGGCGACGAGCGAGCCGAGGTCCGCGAGGGCCACGAGGCCGAAGCCGAGGAGCAGCCCCCGGGCCCACACCTCGCGCCGGTCGCGGACGCGGGCGCCGTCGGGCCGGCCCCCGGGCGTGGCGGTGGCGCTCACGCGGTGCGCCCCGCGGCGGCTTCCTGCGCCTGACCCTGGCTGGCAGCCGAGGCCGGCTCCGCCGGGCGTGGCTGCCAGCCGGGGCCGCGGAAGATCCGGCCCGCCCGCTCGCGCCAGGTGGCTGCCGCTCGTACGTCGCGGGCGATGGCGGCGTACTCGTGGGTGGCGACGCGCAGCGGGTTGTAGGTGTCGATGTTCTTCGTCAGGCCGAAGACGGGCCGCTCGGTCTCGGCCGCGAAGGAGCGGAAGAGCCGGTCCCAGAGGATCAGGATGCCGCCGAAGTTCCGGTCCAGGTAGCCGCCTTGGGAGGCGTGGTGGACGCGGTGGTGGGACGGCGTGTTCAGGACGTACTCGAAGGGGCGCGGCAGCTTGTCGACGCGCTCGGTGTGCACCCAGAACTGGTAGACGAGGTTCGCGGAGGAGCAGAACGCGAGCGCGGCCGGATGCACACCGCACGCGATCAGCGGCACGTAGAACGGCCAGACGGTGAGCGTCGTCCAGGGCTGGCGCAGGGCGGTGGTGAGGTTGAACTTGCGGCTGGAGTGGTGGACGACGTGGCAGGCCCAGAGAATGCGGATGACGTGGTGGCCGCGATGCGACCAGTAGTAGAAGAAGTCCTGCGCGAGGAGCATCAGCGGGATCGTCCACCACAGGACGGGGACGCGGGCGGGCGTGAGTTCGTACACGGCCATGTAGATCGCGACGATCGGGATCTTCCAGAGGAGATCGAACGCGATGCTGCCGAGCCCCATGCTGACGCTGGTGACGGCGTCCTTGGTCTCGTACCCGGCGGCATCTTCGTCGGGATGGAGGCGGTAGCTCACTATTTCGAGCGCGGTGAGCAGTACGAAGGCGGGTATCGACCACAGCACGACATCGGGCAGGTTCGGCATGCCCGCACGATAGAGGCGCAGGTGAGCGCTCGGCTAGGGGTTGTTACCGCCAAGTATGTAAGACGTGATGTCAGCGACTCCGCTACCCCCTAGATGCCCGCCGCCCCCAGCAGCGACCCAGCCCCGTACGTCACCGCCATCGCCAGCGCCCCGCCCGCCACGTTCCGTACCACCGCCGGTCTCGGCGGTGCCGCGCCCAGGCGGGCGCTGCCCCAGCCCGTCAGGGCCAGGGCGATCAGAACCGAGACCACTGTGACCTGGAGGCGCCAGGACTCGGGCGGGAGGACGATCGCGAGGAGAGGGAGGAGGGCTCCGACCGTGAAGGCGACGAAGCTGGCGGCCGCCGCGTGCCAGGGGTTGGTGAGCTCGTCGGGGTCGATACCGAGTTCCACGCGCGCGTGCGCGCGCAGCGCGTCGCGTTCGGTGAGCTGTTGCGCGGCTTCGCGGGCCACGTCCGGGGAGAGGCCGCGCCCGGCCAGCAGCTCTGTCAGTTCGTCGAGTTCGGCCTCCGGCTGTTCCCGGAGCTCCCGCTTCTCCTCGGCCAGCGCCGCCTTCTCGGAGTCGCGTTGCGTCGACACCGATACGTACTCCCCTGCCGCCATCGACATCGACCCGGCCAGCAGTCCGGCGAGGCCCGCCGTCAGCAGCGCGGCGCGCTCGTCCGTCGCGCCCGCGACGCCGACGACGATGCCCGCCGTGGAGACGATGCCGTCGTTGGCCCCGAGCACCCCGGCGCGCAGCCAGTTCAGGCGCGTGCCGAGGCCGCCGCCGTGGGCCGCGTCAGCCGCTTCATGGGGTACTGGTTCAGTCACTCGGGGAGGGTCTCACCCGCACGCTCACCACACGCGGACCGACCCGCCCGGTGCGAAGGCGGGGCTGGTCGCGTCCGGCGGGATCTCCTTCAGGGGCTCGGCGATCTCCGCGACGGTGGGTCCGGTCTTCGCCGCGATGCGGTCGAGTGCGGCGAGATCGAAGCCGTACACGCAGGCCGCGTTGCCGCCCGCCATGGCCGCGACCTCCTCGCGCGGCAGGCCCGCGTACGCGATCCGAAGGCCCTCGCGCGAGTACGGAGTCGTGCCCTCGTCGTGGGGGTAGTCGGAGCCCCACATGATCTTGTCGAGGCCGATCCGGTCGCGGAGCGGCACCTCGTGCGGGCGCATGAAGCTGGCGCCGACGAAGCAGTTGTCCCGCCAGACCTCGCCGGGGCCCT from Streptomyces spiramyceticus carries:
- a CDS encoding metallopeptidase TldD-related protein; the encoded protein is MSRTAKPYEIVERALELSRADGCVVIADEHSSANLRWAGNALTTNGVTRGRTLTVIATVDGAEGTASGVVSRSAVTADELEPLVRAAEAAARGAGPAEDAQPLVTGVPASPDFTDAPAETSSSVFADFAPALGEAFARAKAGGRELYGFANHETTSSYLGTSTGLRLRHDQPNGTLELNAKSPDRTRSAWAGHATRDFKDVDPAAMDTELAKRLGWAERRVDLPAGRYETLLPPTAVADLLIYQLWSSTARDAAEGRTVFSKPGGGTRIGETLSELPLTLRSDPNEPGLESAPFVIAHSSGDDSSVFDNGLPLNATDWLRDGRLEHLLTTRHSAGLTGLPVAPGIGNLILDGGGGRSLDEMVASTERGLLLTCLWYIREVDPATLLLTGLTRDGVYLVENGEVVGEVNNFRFNESPVDLLSRAAEAGRSEKTLPREWGDWFTRAAMPALRIPDFNMSSVSQGV
- the tyrS gene encoding tyrosine--tRNA ligase, with protein sequence MTDIVDELKWRGLFAQSTDEDALRKALADGPVTFYCGFDPTAASLHVGHLVQVLTVRRLQQAGHRPLALVGGATGQIGDPRPTAERTLNDPETVANWVARLRAQIEPFLSFEGPNAATMVNNLDWTAEMSAIEFLRDIGKHFRVSKMLAKDSVARRLESDQGISYTEFSYQLLQGMDFLELYRRYGCTLQQGGSDQWGNLTAGLDLIHRLEPHANVHALATPLMVKADGTKFGKSESGAVWLDPEMTTPYAFYQFWLNVDDRDISPYMRILSFKSRTELEELERLTEERPQARTAQRALAEELTTLVHGAEQCTAVMAASRALFGQGELAELDEATLGAALSELPHATVAELGSVVDLFTEVGLSPSKSAARRTVREGGAYVNNVKVTDEDAVPAREELLHGRWLVVRRGKKNLAAIEVAAG
- a CDS encoding DUF3099 domain-containing protein gives rise to the protein MRKHSSAEVFRITGARQSLADDVRGRQRRYVISMSVRTVSFILAAVLWNVERPVAIVALVLGALLPYIAVVIANAGRGNAPSLPSTFVPTPVRPALTASPEPAAPEAEPEGAEPGRGQRAPDQS
- the moaA gene encoding GTP 3',8-cyclase MoaA — its product is MLIDTYGRVATDLRVSLTDRCNLRCTYCMPEEGLQWLAKPDLLTDDEIVRLIRIAVTDLGVTEVRFTGGEPLLRPGLVGIVERCAALEPRPQMSLTTNGIGLKRTAVALKAAGLDRVNVSLDTLRPDVFKTLTRRDRHHDVIDGMAAARDAGLTPVKVNAVLMPGLNDDEAPDLLAWAVENDYEMRFIEQMPLDAQHGWKRDGMITAGDILESLRTRFALTSEGDDERGSAPAERWVVDGGPHRVGVIASVTRPFCRACDRTRLTADGQVRTCLFAREESDLRGALRSGAPDEEIARLWKLAMWGKKAGSGLDDPSFLQPDRPMSAIGG
- a CDS encoding cation acetate symporter, whose product is MSTALTTAATVQLAAAGDASEHRPLIITLFGLFVVATLFITVWAGRQTKNAADFYAGGRQFTGFQNGLAISGDYMSAASFLGIAGAIALFGYDGFLYSIGFLVAWLVALLLVAEPLRNSGRYTMGDVLAYRMRQRPVRTAAGTSTIVVSIFYLLAQMAGAGVLVSLLLGITSDAGKILIVALVGVLMILYVTIGGMKGTTWVQMVKAVLLIAGTLLITFLILLKFNFNLSDLLGTAASNSGKGSAFLEPGLKYGATGISKLDFISLGIALVLGTAGLPHILIRFYTVPTAKAARKSVNWAIGIIGAFYLMTIVLGFGAAALLKPGDIVASNKAGNTAAPLAALEIGGGADSPGGAILLAVISAVAFATILAVVAGLTLASSSSFAHDIYANVIRRGKATEKEEVRAARWATVAIGIVSIALGALARDLNVAGLVALAFAVAASANLPTILYSLFWKRFTTQGALWSIYGGLISSVTLVLFSPVVSGKPSSMFPDADFAWFPLENPGLISIPLGFLLGWLGSVLSKEEPDVGKYAELEVKSLTGIGAH
- a CDS encoding DUF485 domain-containing protein, with the protein product MATDAPPPEGGTGLSQAEHTAEHTAGHTTEEFVEMQESAEFGELRRSHRSFAFPLTVAFIAWYLLYVLLSNYAGGFMGTKLFGNINVALALGLAQFATTFLIAWFYSRHAAAQLDPKSEAIKSRMEGDA
- a CDS encoding S8 family peptidase, whose product is MAHLGSRRQRNLALPLGLALTASLGFLPGAIATAAPLEDPVAATAAATGPKLSYVVNTNGGHGTTASVKRAIVRAGGTVVKAYEQIGVIVVHSQNPDFGKQIRMAKGVASAGATRTAPLTPVATTEEGTTQKLSAAEAAKAAEAAEPGQEPLEANQWDIRAIGADKAAEINDGSSKVTVGVIDTGVDDTHPDLAPNFSKSQSANCVGGVADSSEGAWRPYADGSDHGTHVAGTIAAPRNGLGVTGVAPGVKLAGIKVSEPGTSLFFTEAVVCGFVWAAEHDIDVTNNSYYVDPWMFNCKDDPDQKALLDSLTRATKYAERKGALNVAAAGNSNFDLSADEILDDSSPNDTTPADRLIDPSECFDVPTQLPGVVTVTATGDKNVKSYYSSFGYGVADVAAPGGDKYQIPATPDANGRVLSTVLNGGYGYKQGTSMATPHVAGVAALLKSAHPKATPAQLQALLKAQADNPGCPSHVYDAAGKWVEATTCEGDKNYNGYYGFGVVDALDAVKR